The genome window GATTTCCTTGATGGTGGCCCCGTTACGTTTCTGTATCCGCTTATCGAAACAGGTGTTGGATTGGAGTACCCCTCACAGATCGTTTTTGGCGACGCTGTTCAGGACGTCGCCGTCCGCAATCCCCTTCCCCGTGTTCAAGCCGATGCTACTAATTCGGCCCGAGAAGCGTATTCACTGGTGAATGGCTACGGAATACTGTCGGCACTCGTATTTGTGACAGTGTATTTCGGGATTCAATCCCGGCGCCGCTACAAGGATCGATAGATATGGGATCATACACCCTCACCTACTGTCCTACTTGCGGCACTGTGCTTGTCGACAAACAGATCGAAGGGCGGACACGTCGATACTGCCAGGAGTGTGAGACCCCGATTTACCGAAACCCCAAGCCGTGCGCGGGAGTACTCGTCGTTGACGAGGGCGATATATTGCTCGTGAAGCGCACGCAACCCCCCGGTGTTGGTACGTGGAGCGTCCCTGCAGGGTTTCTGGAGTACGACGAGCCCCCCGCTCTCGGTGCTGTTCGAGAACTCGAAGAAGAAACCAGTGTAACGGCTTCAGAGGAAGATCTGGAACTGTTCGATACTGCATTCGTTACTGCGGGCGAACGGGAGAACGTCCTCGTCATCATCTATCGCGTCGAACGAAGTGCGACGAAAGGAGACCCTGAACCTGGCTCCGATGCAGGGGACGCCCAATTCTGGGAGATGGGGGCCTTTGAGAGTGAAGACGAACAAATCGAACCTGGCTACGAGGATATTTTTCAGCGCGCTCGAAGGCTTTGAGCGCTACTCCGTGAGTATCCGATAGTAGTCGTCAATCGATTCGTCCACGGTGAAGTTCTCCTCAAACGCCTCACGTGCGTTCTCCCCCTGTTTCTCAACGAGTTCAGGGGTTGACTTCCAATGTTCGATAGCATCGACAATGCCGTCCACATCTCCCTGTGGGACGTGAATCCCGGCGTCGAACTGTTCAACAATCCGGGATTCGTCGTCGTCCGGTTGCGCGATTGTGAGGACAGGTTCTCCAGCCGCCATCGCGCTGTAGAGTTTGCTGGAGACGCAGATTCCCTCAAATCCTTCCTTGACCGTGACGACCGACACGTCCGCAGACGTGAGACTGTACGGGAGGTCGTCCCATGGTTGGTACGGGAGGAACTCCACCGTATCGCCTTTGATGTCGAGTTCTTCGGCTAGGGAGACGATATTCGATTTGTTGTCTCCCTCGCCGATGATGAGGAAGCCGACATCTTCGTCCTCGAACTCGGCAGCAGCCTCAACCAGCGTTTCGAGGTCGTGGAAGTCGCCGATGTTCCCTGAGTAGAGGATTGTAAACTGGTCGACGAGCCCGTGTTCCTCGCTGAACCAGTTCTCTTCCTTGTCCATCGGCTGGATGAACTCCTCGTCCTCCCAGTTGTGAATGATTTCGACCTTGCTCTCGTCGAACT of Halolamina sp. CBA1230 contains these proteins:
- a CDS encoding NUDIX hydrolase; protein product: MGSYTLTYCPTCGTVLVDKQIEGRTRRYCQECETPIYRNPKPCAGVLVVDEGDILLVKRTQPPGVGTWSVPAGFLEYDEPPALGAVRELEEETSVTASEEDLELFDTAFVTAGERENVLVIIYRVERSATKGDPEPGSDAGDAQFWEMGAFESEDEQIEPGYEDIFQRARRL
- a CDS encoding glycosyltransferase family 4 protein, whose amino-acid sequence is MADANKEYVLVTEYFHPDTASTGQLMTDLAVGLEERGLDMTVLTGQPNYHSGENEKQPRVSTHEGVQVKRIRAPQVRQSSIPRRLFNWGIFTVWMFVVMLLGQTEKEREVIFVSNPPFLPVAMWLACRIRGWDYTYIVYDLYPDQPVELDYIPEESIPHRIWDFFNRRAFLAAKHIVALGPVMKERISRNAGPKFDESKVEIIHNWEDEEFIQPMDKEENWFSEEHGLVDQFTILYSGNIGDFHDLETLVEAAAEFEDEDVGFLIIGEGDNKSNIVSLAEELDIKGDTVEFLPYQPWDDLPYSLTSADVSVVTVKEGFEGICVSSKLYSAMAAGEPVLTIAQPDDDESRIVEQFDAGIHVPQGDVDGIVDAIEHWKSTPELVEKQGENAREAFEENFTVDESIDDYYRILTE
- a CDS encoding metal-dependent hydrolase, with product MDVLTHLFLPVAVAYAIRPDLFPSPRYFALAIFAILPDFDKLLGIPGLLHSVFAVGVIGSVAFVLERRFAGTRSYAAVATIFLASHLLLDFLDGGPVTFLYPLIETGVGLEYPSQIVFGDAVQDVAVRNPLPRVQADATNSAREAYSLVNGYGILSALVFVTVYFGIQSRRRYKDR